The following proteins are co-located in the Thermus sp. LT1-2-5 genome:
- a CDS encoding transposase: protein KVARRLVNRYGVIVHEDLNIQGLSRSPIAKGVLDAGWAQFLQILAYKAVEAGRRVIGVDPKHTSQDCPACGHREKRPLWVREYTCPACGTPLHRDVAAARNILARAWTGPSGMVEAFSPT, encoded by the coding sequence CAAGGTAGCGAGGAGGCTCGTAAATAGGTACGGAGTTATCGTTCATGAAGATTTGAACATCCAAGGCTTGTCCCGCTCCCCTATTGCCAAGGGAGTCTTGGATGCGGGCTGGGCCCAGTTTCTCCAAATCCTCGCCTACAAAGCGGTGGAGGCTGGTAGGCGGGTCATCGGGGTAGACCCCAAACACACGAGCCAGGATTGTCCGGCGTGCGGCCACAGGGAGAAGAGACCTCTCTGGGTCAGGGAGTACACCTGCCCCGCTTGTGGGACTCCCCTGCACCGGGACGTGGCCGCCGCGCGGAACATCCTGGCCAGGGCCTGGACGGGGCCTTCGGGGATGGTTGAGGCTTTCTCCCCAACCTAA
- a CDS encoding SDR family NAD(P)-dependent oxidoreductase, with translation MRVLVLGATGGLGSALARALKGHELLLSGRRAGALRELAAELGAKALPADLRDALEAQALLEEAGPLDLLLHAVGVAGRAPVRELGRNLLEEMLSAHLLTAHHALRYARFRPGGRAVFFGAYPHYVQVPGFAAYAAAKGALEAYLGAARRELWREGVHLVLVRLPAVATGLWAPLGGPPKGALAPEEAARRVLSGVLAEPPPETLEV, from the coding sequence ATGCGAGTGCTCGTCCTAGGCGCCACAGGGGGCTTGGGTAGCGCCCTGGCCCGGGCCCTCAAGGGCCACGAGCTCCTCCTCTCGGGGCGGAGGGCGGGGGCGCTACGGGAGCTCGCCGCGGAGCTTGGGGCCAAGGCCCTCCCCGCGGACCTCCGGGACGCCCTCGAGGCCCAAGCCCTCCTGGAGGAGGCCGGCCCCCTAGACCTTCTCCTCCACGCCGTGGGGGTGGCGGGGCGGGCCCCGGTGCGGGAACTGGGGCGGAACCTGCTGGAGGAGATGCTCTCCGCTCACCTCCTCACCGCCCACCACGCCCTAAGGTACGCCCGCTTCCGCCCCGGAGGGCGGGCCGTGTTCTTCGGGGCTTACCCCCACTACGTCCAGGTGCCGGGCTTCGCCGCCTACGCCGCGGCCAAGGGGGCCCTGGAGGCCTATCTGGGGGCGGCGAGGCGGGAGCTTTGGCGGGAGGGGGTGCACCTGGTCCTGGTGCGGCTTCCCGCCGTGGCCACGGGGCTTTGGGCCCCCCTAGGGGGCCCGCCCAAGGGGGCCCTGGCCCCGGAGGAGGCGGCGAGGCGGGTCCTCTCGGGGGTCCTGGCGGAGCCCCCGCCCGAAACCCTGGAGGTCTAG
- the cas2 gene encoding CRISPR-associated endonuclease Cas2: protein MAKRLYAIAYDIPDDNRRVKLANLLKSYGERVQLSVFECYLDDRMVKDLLGRARKIVNLSEDSLRLYPVEGEVRILGLGAPTRLEAFAVV from the coding sequence ATGGCCAAGCGCCTTTATGCGATTGCATACGATATACCCGACGATAACCGTCGAGTGAAGTTGGCCAATTTGCTGAAAAGCTACGGGGAGCGGGTGCAGTTGTCTGTGTTTGAATGCTATTTGGATGACAGAATGGTGAAGGATCTTCTGGGGCGCGCTAGGAAGATTGTGAACCTTTCCGAGGATAGCCTGCGCCTCTACCCTGTGGAGGGAGAAGTTCGTATTTTGGGCCTCGGTGCTCCAACCCGCCTCGAGGCCTTCGCCGTGGTGTAG
- a CDS encoding TIGR02710 family CRISPR-associated CARF protein — MKVLILSVGTTRPPLEEALAQHTPEGVIFLASQETHPVAAELVRDYGGSLRHHTFLLEDAESLLESYQAALKALKKALEWEATAIVADLTGGTKPMAAGLVLALTGRGVVFSYVGGEKRDPVTGRVVSGAERLRVLEDPTARLGLKEWAAFTQAWNGLNLRGALMELDGLLNRPLSPSEERFYRAMREVVLGLMEWDRFRHGQALAHLSSSLPVALAVAEAWGHGAKVRVLRGLEALLPHLQAIVEAAGKPTFALLQDLLANAERRAELGRFDDALARLYRAMELAVEADVLERLGFLLKDPRTWPEGFPESLRERVLRPRGLMELLEAAFDLDLAFGQKNTLAQRLYGEKNRIQSLLSRRHESILAHGTKPVEEEDYRRVLDFLSSLDPKLAPLAPWPRF, encoded by the coding sequence ATGAAGGTCCTCATCCTCAGCGTGGGCACTACCCGGCCCCCCCTAGAGGAAGCCCTGGCGCAACACACCCCCGAGGGGGTCATCTTCCTCGCTAGCCAGGAAACCCACCCCGTGGCGGCAGAGTTGGTGCGGGACTACGGCGGCTCCTTGCGCCATCACACCTTCCTCCTCGAGGACGCCGAAAGCCTTTTGGAAAGCTACCAAGCCGCCCTCAAGGCCCTCAAGAAGGCCCTAGAGTGGGAGGCCACGGCCATCGTGGCTGACCTCACCGGGGGAACCAAGCCCATGGCGGCGGGGCTCGTTTTGGCTCTCACGGGGCGAGGCGTGGTCTTCAGCTACGTGGGCGGGGAAAAACGGGACCCGGTCACGGGCCGGGTGGTAAGCGGAGCCGAACGGCTCAGGGTCCTGGAAGACCCCACCGCGCGGCTGGGCCTGAAGGAGTGGGCCGCCTTCACCCAGGCTTGGAACGGACTTAATCTACGGGGAGCGCTCATGGAACTGGACGGCCTCCTGAACCGCCCCTTGAGTCCCTCGGAAGAGCGCTTCTACCGCGCCATGAGGGAGGTGGTGCTGGGGCTTATGGAGTGGGACCGCTTTCGTCACGGACAGGCCTTGGCGCACCTTTCTTCCAGCCTGCCCGTGGCTTTGGCGGTGGCGGAAGCCTGGGGGCACGGGGCCAAGGTGCGGGTGCTAAGAGGGCTGGAAGCCCTTTTGCCGCACCTCCAGGCCATCGTGGAGGCGGCGGGCAAGCCGACCTTCGCCCTCCTACAGGACCTTTTGGCCAACGCCGAGCGCCGGGCGGAGCTTGGCCGCTTCGACGACGCCCTGGCGCGGCTTTACCGGGCCATGGAGCTGGCGGTGGAGGCGGACGTCCTCGAGCGCCTGGGTTTCCTACTCAAGGACCCGAGGACCTGGCCCGAGGGCTTCCCGGAGTCCTTGCGGGAGCGGGTGCTGAGGCCTCGAGGCCTGATGGAGCTTCTGGAGGCCGCTTTTGACCTAGACCTTGCCTTCGGGCAAAAGAACACGCTGGCGCAACGCCTTTACGGGGAGAAAAATCGGATCCAGTCCCTGCTAAGCCGTCGGCACGAGAGCATTTTGGCCCACGGCACGAAACCCGTGGAGGAGGAGGACTACCGCCGCGTGCTGGACTTCCTCTCTTCCCTGGATCCTAAGCTTGCGCCCCTTGCCCCCTGGCCTCGCTTCTGA
- a CDS encoding replication initiator protein A, producing MAASRPSKKDVLARAQHLDEANVARLGLISIQERIPEGYASWEEEFEFLGKPVKLACYASEKVGGVPHGLDNEVSLALIALYFNAGSPEDGTFTATPYQILKLMGLDTSGYYYQALKESLMRLTTATYVLSEAWRADGRWQSVTFRYIEKLEYTSSAEGKLDRASVLRITLAKEIVRSLKQNYVKPIDIEFMASLRRPLSRALYRLLDAQRFSPENPAPLTRFEVNLMEWAAACKIVHKRPDKVRRTLEPAHEELIERRYLQSVEYIGRGQNQTIVYVFGEEAGGVPDMEAVELLMAEGLSFTSAYSLARRYPLAHIKDRLERYRSILASGYKPKNKLGFLVDVIRDESGKYARALPPSNARRVQAKVEEEEARRIEEEAEREWQNMPKEAQIRRAVQVAQLLLRSRLSVGDLEDLTRLMEEGLVEPRRLVEELKEAAAQGSLEEWVQVFRRGLED from the coding sequence ATGGCCGCAAGCCGCCCTTCCAAGAAGGACGTTTTGGCCCGGGCGCAGCACCTGGACGAGGCCAACGTGGCCCGGCTTGGGCTCATCTCCATCCAAGAGCGCATCCCCGAGGGCTACGCCTCCTGGGAGGAGGAGTTCGAGTTTTTGGGCAAGCCGGTGAAGCTGGCCTGTTACGCCAGCGAGAAGGTGGGCGGCGTACCGCACGGCCTGGACAACGAGGTTTCCTTGGCCCTCATCGCCCTCTACTTCAACGCCGGCAGCCCCGAGGACGGCACCTTCACCGCCACCCCCTACCAGATCCTCAAGCTCATGGGCCTGGACACCTCGGGCTACTACTACCAGGCCCTCAAGGAGAGCCTCATGCGCCTCACCACCGCCACCTACGTCCTGTCCGAGGCCTGGCGGGCGGACGGGCGCTGGCAGAGCGTCACCTTCCGCTACATCGAGAAGCTGGAGTACACCTCCAGCGCCGAGGGGAAGTTGGACCGGGCCAGCGTCTTGCGCATCACCCTGGCCAAGGAGATCGTGCGCTCCCTGAAGCAAAACTACGTCAAGCCCATCGACATCGAGTTCATGGCCAGCCTCCGCCGCCCCTTGAGCCGGGCCCTTTACCGCCTCCTGGACGCCCAACGCTTCTCCCCGGAAAACCCCGCTCCCCTTACCCGCTTCGAGGTGAACCTCATGGAGTGGGCCGCCGCCTGCAAGATCGTCCACAAGCGGCCCGACAAGGTGCGGCGGACCCTGGAGCCGGCCCACGAGGAGCTCATCGAGCGCCGCTACCTCCAGTCCGTGGAGTACATCGGCCGGGGCCAGAACCAGACCATCGTCTACGTCTTCGGCGAGGAGGCGGGGGGGGTGCCGGATATGGAAGCGGTGGAGCTCCTCATGGCCGAGGGGCTTTCCTTCACCAGCGCCTACTCCCTGGCCCGCCGCTACCCCCTGGCCCACATCAAAGACCGCCTGGAGCGCTACCGGAGCATCCTGGCCTCGGGCTACAAGCCGAAGAACAAGCTGGGCTTCCTGGTGGACGTAATCCGGGACGAAAGCGGCAAGTACGCCCGCGCCCTCCCCCCCAGCAACGCCCGGCGGGTCCAGGCCAAGGTGGAGGAGGAGGAGGCCCGCCGCATCGAGGAGGAGGCGGAGCGGGAGTGGCAGAACATGCCCAAGGAGGCCCAGATACGCCGGGCCGTGCAGGTGGCGCAGCTTCTCCTCCGCTCCCGGCTTTCCGTGGGCGACCTCGAGGACCTCACCCGCCTGATGGAAGAAGGCTTGGTGGAGCCCAGGCGCCTGGTGGAAGAGCTCAAGGAGGCGGCGGCCCAAGGGTCTTTGGAGGAATGGGTCCAGGTTTTTCGCCGGGGCCTGGAGGATTGA
- a CDS encoding nucleotidyltransferase family protein — MKLGRLLQEKREEIRRLCAKYGVQDVRVFGSVARWEADEESDLDLLVTLEPGRTLLDLGGLQYELESLLGCRVDVVTEGGLKARIRERVLKEAVPL; from the coding sequence ATGAAACTGGGAAGGCTTCTCCAGGAGAAGCGGGAAGAAATTCGGCGCCTCTGCGCCAAGTACGGCGTGCAGGACGTGCGGGTTTTCGGTTCGGTTGCCCGTTGGGAGGCGGACGAGGAAAGCGACCTGGACCTCCTGGTGACTCTTGAACCCGGCCGGACCCTTCTTGACTTGGGGGGGCTCCAGTACGAGCTGGAGAGCCTCCTAGGCTGCAGGGTGGACGTGGTCACGGAAGGGGGCCTAAAAGCCCGAATCCGTGAACGGGTCCTCAAGGAGGCTGTCCCCCTGTGA
- a CDS encoding flavin reductase, whose product MRLALLAVGENFMPMAWWTPVSKEPFRFLLAVDRKNHTLSLLRALGEAALCFLPWEERGWVVRSGYLSGRKVRKAERLGVALRPARALAHTQVPERAVAVFELKVAEWPTDGDHALFLGDVVHAEGNPEGKRRPILFLGFRDFATLGETWRFRR is encoded by the coding sequence ATGCGCCTCGCCCTCCTGGCCGTGGGGGAGAACTTCATGCCCATGGCCTGGTGGACCCCGGTGTCCAAGGAGCCCTTCCGCTTCCTCCTGGCGGTGGACCGGAAAAACCACACCCTAAGCCTCCTGCGGGCGCTGGGGGAGGCGGCCCTCTGCTTCCTGCCCTGGGAGGAGCGGGGTTGGGTGGTGCGCTCCGGCTACCTCTCGGGAAGGAAGGTGCGCAAGGCGGAAAGGCTCGGCGTGGCCCTGCGGCCCGCCCGGGCCCTGGCCCACACCCAGGTTCCCGAGCGGGCGGTGGCGGTCTTCGAGCTCAAGGTGGCGGAGTGGCCCACGGACGGGGACCACGCCCTCTTCCTGGGGGACGTGGTCCACGCCGAGGGGAACCCCGAGGGCAAGCGCCGCCCCATCCTCTTCCTGGGCTTTCGCGACTTCGCCACGTTGGGAGAAACCTGGAGGTTCCGGAGATGA
- a CDS encoding TM1812 family CRISPR-associated protein yields MKLILSFLGTGNYQEVPYTLEGKTYKTPYTQEALKRHHPDHTLKVLLTERAREVHGDALAQRVPYEAIPIPDGRTPAELWNVFNAIVEAVPEGAALTMDISHGFRSQPVLALAVVHFLSVAKGVRVERVVYGALREDGTGEFLDLTPFLDLLAWTQAASDLRRYGFGRPLAELLKSLHRATWRGQGGGAQALAPLGNILENLSVSLELLRIKEAGDHARGLLATLDRVQVDLERIPPSRPLGLLLEGLRERYAGMAAENLLAPEGLEAQAQMVELLLATGSLAQALALMREMMVTWVCLERGLDPLEHREVGEAFLWAWQKKAQRGDADGEAGLGKLWNDLANARNDVAHAGMRPNPTPARTLEGNIRGLWAKLKEVIFSSDRRGR; encoded by the coding sequence GTGAAGCTCATCCTTTCCTTCCTCGGCACGGGCAACTACCAAGAGGTTCCCTACACCTTGGAGGGCAAGACCTACAAGACCCCCTACACCCAAGAGGCCCTGAAACGCCACCATCCGGACCACACCCTCAAGGTGCTCCTCACCGAGCGGGCCAGGGAGGTCCACGGGGACGCCTTGGCGCAGCGGGTGCCCTACGAGGCCATCCCCATCCCCGACGGCCGAACGCCGGCGGAGCTCTGGAACGTCTTCAACGCCATCGTGGAGGCGGTGCCCGAAGGGGCGGCCCTCACCATGGACATCTCCCACGGCTTCCGTTCCCAGCCGGTGCTGGCCCTGGCGGTGGTGCACTTCCTGAGCGTGGCCAAGGGGGTGCGGGTGGAGCGGGTGGTGTATGGGGCCCTCCGGGAGGACGGCACGGGGGAGTTCTTGGACCTCACCCCTTTCCTGGACCTTCTGGCCTGGACCCAGGCGGCCTCTGACCTTAGGCGCTACGGCTTCGGAAGGCCGCTGGCGGAGCTCCTCAAGTCCCTGCACCGGGCCACCTGGCGGGGGCAAGGAGGGGGAGCCCAGGCCCTTGCCCCCCTGGGCAACATCCTGGAGAACCTCAGCGTTTCCTTGGAGCTTCTTCGGATCAAAGAGGCGGGCGACCACGCCCGGGGGCTCCTGGCCACCCTAGATCGGGTACAGGTGGACCTGGAGCGCATTCCTCCCTCGAGGCCCCTGGGCCTTCTGCTAGAGGGATTACGAGAGCGGTACGCCGGCATGGCGGCGGAGAACCTCCTTGCCCCAGAGGGCCTCGAGGCCCAGGCCCAGATGGTGGAGCTTCTCTTGGCCACGGGAAGCCTGGCCCAGGCCTTGGCCCTCATGCGGGAGATGATGGTGACCTGGGTTTGCCTAGAGCGCGGCCTGGACCCCTTGGAGCACCGGGAGGTGGGGGAGGCCTTTCTTTGGGCGTGGCAGAAAAAGGCCCAGCGGGGGGATGCGGACGGGGAAGCAGGGCTAGGGAAGCTCTGGAACGACCTCGCCAACGCCCGCAACGACGTAGCCCACGCCGGCATGCGACCCAACCCTACCCCCGCACGTACCCTGGAGGGCAACATCCGGGGGTTGTGGGCTAAGCTCAAGGAGGTCATCTTCTCCAGCGACCGTCGGGGGCGATAA
- a CDS encoding bacteriorhodopsin — MRELPELTFGQYWLVFNMLSLTIAGMLAAFVFFLLARSYVSPRYHIALYLSALIVFIAGYHYLRIFESWVGAYQLQGGVYVPTGKPFNDFYRYADWLLTVPLLLLELILVLGLSTARTWNLSIKLVVASVLMLGLGYVGEVNTEPGPRTLWGALSSIPFFYILYVLWVELGQAIREAKFGTRVLELLNATRYVLLLSWGFYPIAYALGTWLPGGAAQEVAIQLGYSLADLIAKPIYGLLVFAIARAKSLEEGFGAEAKAA, encoded by the coding sequence ATGCGGGAGTTGCCGGAACTCACCTTTGGTCAATACTGGCTGGTCTTTAACATGCTCTCCCTCACCATCGCGGGGATGCTGGCTGCCTTTGTCTTTTTCCTCTTGGCCCGTAGCTACGTCTCCCCCCGGTACCACATCGCCCTCTACCTCTCCGCCCTCATTGTCTTCATCGCCGGCTACCACTACCTGCGGATCTTCGAGAGTTGGGTAGGTGCCTACCAGCTTCAAGGCGGGGTCTACGTGCCCACGGGCAAACCCTTCAACGACTTCTATCGCTACGCTGACTGGCTCCTGACCGTTCCCCTCCTGCTCCTAGAACTTATCCTCGTCCTAGGGCTTTCCACGGCCCGCACGTGGAACCTCAGCATCAAGCTGGTGGTGGCCTCCGTGCTGATGCTAGGCCTAGGGTACGTGGGCGAGGTCAACACGGAACCCGGCCCTAGGACCCTCTGGGGAGCCCTCTCTTCCATCCCCTTCTTCTACATCCTCTACGTGCTCTGGGTGGAGCTAGGCCAGGCCATTCGCGAGGCCAAATTCGGGACCAGGGTTCTGGAGCTTCTCAACGCCACCCGCTACGTTCTTCTCCTCTCCTGGGGCTTCTACCCTATCGCTTACGCTCTGGGTACCTGGCTTCCCGGGGGTGCGGCACAGGAGGTGGCCATCCAATTGGGTTACAGCCTGGCTGACCTCATCGCCAAACCCATCTACGGGCTTTTGGTCTTCGCCATCGCTCGGGCCAAGAGCCTCGAGGAGGGCTTCGGAGCCGAGGCCAAGGCCGCCTAA
- the cas1 gene encoding CRISPR-associated endonuclease Cas1 yields the protein MVLHLTRQGATLRLRQGRLVLEEGGEKVLDFPARKVRQVAVWGNVRLSTPALVFLLRQGVPVFFFSLEGFLHGVAGAFAEPNPEHLRAQFAASALPLARAFVLGKLRSARALLERHNLAEAGEVARALDLAEGASTREALWGAEGLGSRAYFKGLERLLSPYGLRGRTRRPPQDPVNAALSYGYALLLGRAQVALRLAGLHPEVGYLHAEGRRSPALALDLMEEFRVPVVDQVVLSGFRRGKLTPAHGEARDGGVYLNEEGRRVLLGLLEERFAQEATHPLGFRKPYAELIEVQAQRLKAAVLGRGKYSPFHLK from the coding sequence ATGGTCCTGCACCTGACCCGGCAAGGAGCCACCTTGCGCTTGAGGCAAGGAAGGCTCGTCTTGGAGGAAGGGGGCGAGAAGGTTTTGGACTTCCCCGCCCGAAAGGTGCGGCAGGTAGCGGTGTGGGGCAACGTGCGCCTTTCCACCCCCGCCTTGGTTTTTCTCCTGCGCCAGGGGGTACCGGTTTTTTTCTTCAGCCTTGAGGGTTTTCTGCACGGTGTGGCGGGGGCCTTTGCCGAGCCGAACCCCGAGCATCTTCGGGCCCAGTTCGCCGCTAGTGCTTTGCCCCTGGCCAGGGCCTTTGTGCTGGGAAAGCTTCGCTCAGCTAGGGCTCTCCTCGAGCGCCACAACCTAGCCGAAGCTGGGGAGGTGGCGAGGGCTTTGGACCTGGCGGAGGGGGCAAGTACCCGAGAGGCCCTTTGGGGGGCGGAGGGGCTGGGGAGCCGGGCCTACTTCAAAGGGTTGGAGCGGCTTCTCAGCCCCTACGGGTTAAGGGGCCGGACCAGAAGGCCGCCGCAAGACCCCGTAAATGCGGCCCTTTCCTACGGTTACGCTCTGCTTCTTGGCCGCGCGCAGGTGGCGCTTCGCTTGGCAGGCCTCCACCCCGAGGTGGGCTACCTCCATGCCGAGGGGCGCCGGAGCCCCGCCTTGGCCCTAGACCTCATGGAGGAGTTTCGGGTTCCCGTGGTGGACCAGGTGGTGCTCTCCGGTTTCCGCCGGGGGAAGCTCACCCCCGCCCATGGCGAGGCGCGGGACGGAGGCGTGTACCTGAACGAGGAGGGAAGGCGGGTGCTCCTTGGCTTATTGGAGGAGCGGTTTGCGCAGGAGGCTACCCACCCCCTCGGCTTCCGCAAGCCCTATGCGGAGCTCATAGAGGTTCAAGCCCAACGGCTGAAGGCAGCTGTCCTGGGTCGAGGTAAGTACAGTCCCTTTCACTTGAAATAA
- a CDS encoding beta-carotene 15,15'-dioxygenase, Brp/Blh family, with protein MPSLYLLPLVLLPEGLAGGLLLLSALVLGLPHGAADLLVARRLGWPLLPFLGTYLFLAALPLFLLRASPPAGLVGFLLLALLHWGRVEGKGILGYFRASTVLLMPFVLHPEAISPFLQAFARGFALPAGLALSIWLVLLLLSLREQHPVVLWGDTLALVFLSAFAHPYAALAGYFLLVHSVDSLRLVGVRGKEWLGVYVATLAALALALPLLPLFQDPLATYMALLFALTLPHALTLEAWLRRSPPPGRWPAPGR; from the coding sequence GTGCCCAGCCTGTACCTTCTCCCCTTAGTCCTGCTCCCCGAGGGCCTAGCGGGTGGCCTCTTGCTTCTGTCCGCGCTCGTCCTGGGGCTCCCCCACGGGGCCGCGGACCTCCTTGTCGCCCGCAGGCTTGGGTGGCCCCTTCTTCCCTTTCTGGGGACCTACCTCTTCCTCGCCGCCTTGCCGCTCTTCCTCCTGCGGGCAAGCCCTCCCGCGGGCCTCGTCGGCTTTCTCCTCCTGGCTCTCCTCCACTGGGGCCGGGTGGAGGGAAAGGGAATTCTCGGCTACTTCCGGGCTAGCACCGTTCTCCTGATGCCGTTCGTCCTACACCCAGAGGCCATATCGCCCTTTCTCCAGGCCTTCGCAAGGGGCTTTGCCCTGCCAGCGGGGCTTGCTCTGTCCATTTGGCTTGTTCTGCTCCTCCTTTCCCTGAGGGAGCAGCATCCCGTAGTGCTTTGGGGGGATACCCTAGCCCTCGTCTTCCTCTCCGCTTTCGCCCACCCCTATGCCGCCTTGGCGGGTTACTTCCTCCTGGTCCACAGCGTGGACAGCCTGCGCCTCGTCGGGGTGAGGGGGAAGGAGTGGCTTGGGGTATACGTTGCCACCCTGGCCGCCCTAGCCCTCGCGCTTCCCCTCCTTCCCCTTTTTCAGGATCCGTTGGCCACGTACATGGCCCTCCTTTTTGCCCTTACCCTTCCCCATGCCCTGACCCTTGAGGCTTGGTTGCGCCGCTCTCCGCCTCCCGGGCGATGGCCCGCGCCAGGTCGCTGA
- a CDS encoding YceI family protein: MKRAFALFLLALSFAQAPYAVEGTARYRGYYPLGSWEGVNPTAQGEITWDGERASGRVCLEQKAWESGNAERDKKAREILRAKDHPQACLYPKRARFEGARFVVEGELSLAGLTRPVRLEGELRETPSGYRFQGRFSTRFSEWNLERPRFLFLEVRDEVEVFLEAEVKR, from the coding sequence ATGAAGCGGGCCTTCGCCCTCTTCCTCCTCGCCCTATCCTTCGCCCAGGCCCCCTACGCCGTGGAGGGAACGGCCCGCTACCGGGGCTACTACCCCTTGGGAAGCTGGGAGGGGGTGAACCCTACCGCCCAAGGGGAGATCACCTGGGACGGGGAAAGGGCCTCGGGCCGGGTCTGCCTGGAACAGAAGGCCTGGGAGTCAGGCAACGCCGAGAGGGACAAGAAGGCCCGGGAGATCCTCCGGGCGAAGGACCACCCTCAGGCCTGCCTTTACCCCAAGCGGGCCCGGTTTGAAGGCGCCCGCTTCGTGGTGGAGGGGGAGCTTTCCCTGGCGGGCCTCACCCGCCCCGTGCGCCTCGAGGGGGAACTCCGGGAAACCCCTTCGGGCTACCGCTTCCAGGGGCGGTTTTCCACCCGCTTCTCCGAGTGGAACCTAGAGAGGCCCCGCTTCCTCTTCCTGGAGGTGCGGGACGAGGTGGAGGTGTTCCTGGAAGCCGAGGTGAAGCGGTGA
- the uvsE gene encoding UV DNA damage repair endonuclease UvsE, with amino-acid sequence MIRLGYPCENLTLKASTNHTLRLGSLREERVRAKVAQNLADLERILRWNAEHGFHLFRIGQHLVPFASHPAFPYAWEEAHREDLRRLGALAKALGQRLSFHPGQYVNPGSPDPKVVERSLAELRYSARALSLLRAEDGVLVLHLGGAYGDRKGALRRFTENLRGEGEVLRYLALENDERLWSVEEALEAAEVLGVPVVVDTLHHALHPGRLSLEEALRLAFATWRTRPKVHLASQDPTRRPGAHALRVSSEDWERLLAALPGPADIMVEAKGKERGLPSHLYADQEAELLRPRPII; translated from the coding sequence GTGATCCGCCTGGGCTACCCCTGCGAGAACCTGACCCTTAAGGCCAGCACCAACCACACCCTGCGCCTGGGCTCCTTGAGGGAGGAGCGGGTGCGGGCCAAGGTGGCGCAGAACCTGGCCGACTTGGAGCGCATCCTCCGCTGGAACGCCGAGCATGGCTTCCACCTTTTCCGCATCGGTCAGCACCTCGTCCCCTTCGCCTCCCACCCCGCCTTCCCCTACGCCTGGGAAGAGGCCCACAGGGAGGACCTCAGGCGATTGGGCGCCTTGGCCAAGGCCTTGGGCCAGCGGCTTTCCTTCCACCCGGGCCAGTACGTGAACCCGGGAAGCCCAGACCCCAAGGTGGTGGAGCGCTCCTTGGCGGAACTGCGCTACTCCGCCCGGGCCCTCTCCCTTCTGAGGGCGGAGGACGGGGTTTTGGTCCTCCACCTGGGCGGGGCCTACGGGGATCGGAAAGGGGCTCTCCGGCGTTTCACGGAGAACCTACGGGGCGAGGGGGAGGTCCTCCGCTACCTGGCCCTGGAAAACGACGAGCGGCTTTGGAGCGTGGAGGAGGCGCTGGAGGCGGCGGAGGTCCTAGGGGTGCCCGTAGTGGTGGACACCCTTCACCACGCCCTCCACCCGGGCCGGCTTTCCCTAGAGGAGGCCCTCCGGCTCGCCTTCGCCACCTGGCGCACCCGGCCCAAGGTGCACCTGGCGAGCCAAGACCCCACCCGCCGCCCCGGGGCCCACGCCCTTCGGGTGTCCTCGGAGGACTGGGAGCGCCTCCTCGCTGCCCTGCCCGGACCCGCGGACATCATGGTGGAGGCGAAGGGCAAAGAAAGGGGCCTTCCCAGTCACCTTTACGCCGATCAGGAAGCGGAACTTTTACGACCCAGGCCTATCATCTGA
- a CDS encoding DUF86 domain-containing protein yields MRDPAERVRDMLEAIAAIQRYVGRGKEAFEQDELLQVWFVRHLEILGEAARGLAQDVRNWAQDIPWSKIIGMRNVLVHSYFQIDLDVVWNTVTKDLPVLKASLERLLDQLGESSPDR; encoded by the coding sequence GTGAGGGACCCGGCTGAGCGGGTAAGGGACATGCTGGAGGCCATCGCCGCCATCCAGCGCTATGTAGGGCGGGGCAAGGAAGCTTTTGAACAGGATGAGCTCCTCCAGGTCTGGTTTGTCCGCCACTTGGAGATACTAGGAGAAGCAGCCCGGGGTCTAGCCCAGGATGTGCGAAACTGGGCGCAGGACATCCCCTGGAGCAAAATCATTGGCATGCGGAACGTTTTGGTCCACAGCTACTTCCAAATTGATTTGGATGTAGTATGGAATACCGTCACCAAAGATTTGCCCGTCCTTAAGGCCTCACTGGAGCGCCTGCTGGACCAGCTTGGAGAGAGCTCCCCGGATCGGTAA